The proteins below are encoded in one region of Chitinophagales bacterium:
- a CDS encoding glycoside hydrolase family 31 protein, giving the protein MKFAILLISFTSIFTIAEAQSLSQSLGNSNSSVKTENGIIIHTDNGNVKVIVYSANVIKIDITRNEQFSDFSYAVIANPESGVKYSMVENNDNYALETDSIKLIITKRPVRLALYNIEGKLINADDDAFGTSWIDNEITTYKKLFPSERFLGLGEKTGDLDRRGRGYENWNTDFFGYDSRNDPLYSTIPFYIGNHDSLVYGIFLDNSSKTHFNFGASQNRFSFFSTEAGDMNYFMICNSNVSKIIESYTWLTGRMPMPPLWSLGFQQCRYSYFPESEVLSLAQTFRDKKIPCDVIWFDIHYMQNYKVFTWDSIRFPNPKRMLDRMDKLGFKNIVIVDPGIKVEKNYAPYEDGLKNDAFIKYPDGTVYSGEVWPGWCVFTDFTKPSARIWWGKLFKENIDEGIDGVWCDMNEIATWGQLIPNNIVFNNDGISTTHKMDRNLYGFQMSRATYEGEKKLLSGKRPFVLTRAGYAGLQRYTAIWTGDNLPTDEHMLLGVRMVNSLGLSGVSFAGDDVSGFGGDATPQLYTRWMSVGAFCPFYRSHKMYGARDSEPWSYGEDMEQVVRSYVQLRYNLLPYIYSAFYESTVTGMPVQRSLAINYTNDEKIYQGNYENQYLFGSSLLVVPCPSSHFSEKVYLPAGEWYDFYNNMKYTGNNEMYYESPIEKLPVFVKAGSFIPMQSPVQTTVQLPSDTLFLHIYYSQNTSSFIYYEDAGDRFDYENGVFVKRNMVFDPLKHQIVLDKVQGSYSSQFKNLKLIFHGFQEMKNTVKINGTETGVKTGNFPMMEVNIKDKPLLNTLSAVIKNKNDQILIQW; this is encoded by the coding sequence ATGAAGTTTGCCATTCTCCTTATTTCTTTTACTTCCATTTTCACCATTGCAGAAGCACAGTCTTTAAGTCAAAGCCTTGGCAATAGTAATTCTTCTGTAAAAACAGAGAATGGTATCATTATTCACACGGATAATGGGAATGTCAAAGTCATTGTTTATTCAGCCAATGTTATAAAAATTGATATTACAAGGAATGAACAGTTCAGCGATTTTTCCTATGCCGTAATAGCAAATCCCGAATCAGGAGTAAAATATTCCATGGTTGAAAATAATGACAACTACGCTCTGGAAACGGATTCAATTAAATTAATTATCACTAAAAGACCTGTAAGGTTAGCGTTGTATAACATAGAAGGGAAACTGATAAATGCGGATGATGATGCTTTTGGAACTTCGTGGATAGACAATGAAATTACAACTTACAAAAAACTATTTCCTTCAGAGCGCTTTTTAGGATTGGGGGAGAAAACAGGAGACCTTGACCGCCGGGGCCGGGGTTACGAAAACTGGAACACTGATTTTTTTGGATACGACAGCCGTAACGATCCACTCTATTCCACAATACCTTTTTATATAGGCAACCATGATTCCCTGGTGTATGGCATTTTCCTCGATAATTCATCTAAAACCCACTTTAACTTTGGTGCCTCGCAGAACCGTTTTTCTTTTTTTTCTACCGAAGCAGGAGATATGAATTATTTCATGATCTGCAATTCTAATGTATCTAAAATTATTGAATCATATACGTGGTTAACCGGGAGAATGCCAATGCCTCCTTTATGGTCGTTAGGCTTTCAGCAATGCAGGTACAGCTATTTTCCTGAGAGCGAAGTATTAAGTCTTGCACAAACATTTCGGGATAAAAAAATTCCGTGCGATGTTATCTGGTTCGATATTCATTACATGCAGAACTATAAAGTTTTTACCTGGGATTCCATCCGTTTTCCAAATCCAAAAAGGATGCTGGATAGAATGGATAAGCTGGGCTTTAAAAATATTGTGATTGTCGATCCCGGTATTAAAGTAGAAAAAAACTACGCTCCATATGAGGACGGATTAAAAAATGACGCATTCATTAAATATCCTGATGGAACTGTTTATAGTGGCGAGGTATGGCCGGGATGGTGTGTTTTTACTGATTTCACGAAACCTTCAGCAAGAATATGGTGGGGCAAACTTTTCAAAGAAAATATTGATGAAGGGATTGACGGGGTATGGTGTGATATGAACGAGATAGCTACCTGGGGGCAGCTGATACCCAATAATATTGTCTTCAATAATGATGGCATTTCTACCACCCATAAAATGGATCGCAATCTTTATGGGTTCCAGATGTCACGTGCGACATATGAAGGGGAGAAAAAATTACTCTCCGGCAAGCGCCCTTTTGTGCTTACCCGCGCAGGTTATGCTGGCCTGCAGCGTTACACTGCTATCTGGACCGGAGATAACCTGCCTACAGATGAGCACATGCTTCTTGGAGTCCGGATGGTAAATTCTCTTGGACTAAGCGGAGTATCTTTCGCAGGTGACGATGTAAGCGGCTTTGGTGGTGATGCAACACCGCAATTATATACCCGCTGGATGAGTGTTGGAGCCTTCTGCCCATTTTACCGAAGCCATAAGATGTACGGAGCCCGGGACTCTGAACCGTGGAGCTACGGTGAGGACATGGAACAAGTGGTTCGCAGCTACGTACAACTTCGCTATAACCTGCTTCCTTATATTTATTCCGCATTTTATGAATCAACTGTAACAGGTATGCCGGTGCAGCGCAGCCTTGCAATTAACTATACCAATGATGAAAAAATTTATCAGGGCAATTACGAAAATCAATACTTATTCGGATCGTCATTGCTGGTAGTTCCATGCCCAAGTTCCCATTTTTCTGAGAAGGTTTATCTGCCTGCAGGTGAATGGTATGACTTCTACAATAACATGAAATACACTGGCAATAATGAAATGTATTATGAATCACCGATTGAAAAATTACCGGTATTTGTAAAAGCGGGAAGTTTTATTCCCATGCAATCTCCAGTTCAAACAACGGTTCAATTACCATCCGATACTCTTTTCCTTCACATTTATTATTCTCAAAACACAAGCAGTTTTATTTATTATGAAGATGCAGGCGATAGATTCGATTATGAAAATGGTGTTTTTGTTAAACGTAATATGGTATTCGATCCTTTAAAGCATCAAATAGTATTGGATAAAGTACAGGGCTCCTATTCTTCTCAGTTCAAAAATCTGAAGCTGATTTT